A genomic region of Devosia ginsengisoli contains the following coding sequences:
- a CDS encoding FUSC family protein: MAATRNKSGLYGILADELRPYEGRLGASLRMALCCVLVVALAMSQHVPEAAVSCYLIFFASRDNAASGIAIALALIVGVSVGILLGLLFLQLASDEPMLRLGFMAAFTFGGMYFSVATKAGPIAATIGFVFAFVMTLNDFVPVPELLSRGLSWMWVVVFFPMVVLILVNALIGPNPARLVRHRLAQRLRAAAAILRGEGDGQARALLSEAADELAAPARLGALFGYHSKDEARRVTALMPMVQDLLAETGGTPADGLLARRLDQLAEAIEFRKALDAGWRPVGLLPQSAPLAERAGRIAALWSGRLAVPEPVVVEPRSADTFSNPAYMQFALKTMLAVFITYTIYTAFGWFEIHTAMITCFYVALGTTGETLHKAALRIVGCLVGAAMGVGSIVFLMPHMTDIGQLLLLVAAGSFIAAWVANGSNLVQYAGWQMALAFFLCVLQGYGPAFDISVATNRILGILIGNVVVTIVFLWLWPASVGALTAQHLASAVRGLGGALRQAGKSLAAIAPDLQAARRLSRLSAFEVARLRASAPLLPYAAAIMTAMEEATGKAGRLRRLRAQPRYMFGAPRCVKAATLAHEASASRFLDVAASSILQPDPEARTMLQHALSQSTSTLARLEHQLARTSARAAWRRDFEQTVAAHRDLTQGFARALAAL, from the coding sequence ATGGCAGCGACGCGCAATAAATCGGGCCTATACGGCATTCTCGCCGACGAGTTGCGCCCCTATGAGGGTCGGCTCGGCGCCTCGCTGCGCATGGCTTTGTGCTGCGTTCTGGTGGTGGCGCTGGCGATGAGCCAGCACGTGCCCGAAGCGGCTGTCTCCTGCTACCTCATCTTCTTTGCCAGCCGCGATAATGCCGCCAGCGGCATCGCCATCGCGCTGGCGCTGATCGTGGGGGTGTCGGTCGGCATCCTGCTCGGGCTGCTCTTCCTGCAACTGGCCTCCGACGAACCCATGCTGCGCCTGGGCTTCATGGCCGCCTTCACCTTTGGCGGCATGTATTTCTCGGTGGCGACCAAAGCAGGCCCGATTGCCGCGACCATCGGCTTCGTCTTCGCCTTCGTGATGACGCTCAACGATTTCGTGCCGGTGCCCGAATTGCTGTCGCGCGGGCTGAGCTGGATGTGGGTCGTGGTGTTCTTTCCCATGGTCGTGCTCATTCTGGTCAATGCGCTGATCGGACCCAATCCGGCCCGGCTGGTGCGCCATCGGCTGGCGCAGCGATTGCGCGCCGCGGCGGCCATCCTGCGCGGCGAGGGTGATGGGCAGGCCCGCGCTTTGCTCAGCGAGGCGGCGGACGAACTGGCCGCGCCAGCGCGGCTGGGTGCGCTGTTCGGCTATCACTCCAAGGATGAAGCCCGCCGCGTTACTGCGCTGATGCCCATGGTCCAGGACCTATTGGCGGAAACCGGCGGCACGCCGGCCGATGGCCTGCTGGCCAGGCGGCTGGATCAACTGGCCGAGGCCATCGAATTCCGCAAGGCGCTGGATGCGGGCTGGCGCCCCGTGGGTCTGCTGCCGCAATCGGCGCCGCTGGCCGAGCGGGCCGGGCGCATCGCCGCGCTATGGAGCGGACGCCTGGCCGTGCCGGAGCCTGTTGTGGTCGAGCCGAGGTCGGCCGACACTTTCTCAAACCCCGCCTATATGCAGTTCGCGCTCAAGACCATGCTGGCGGTGTTCATCACCTATACGATCTACACCGCGTTTGGCTGGTTCGAGATCCATACCGCCATGATCACCTGCTTTTACGTGGCGCTCGGCACCACGGGAGAAACCCTGCACAAGGCCGCCCTGCGCATTGTGGGTTGCCTTGTCGGCGCGGCGATGGGGGTGGGCAGCATCGTCTTCCTCATGCCCCACATGACCGATATCGGCCAATTGCTGCTGCTCGTTGCAGCCGGCAGCTTTATCGCCGCCTGGGTCGCCAATGGTTCGAACCTTGTTCAATATGCGGGCTGGCAGATGGCACTGGCCTTTTTCCTCTGCGTGCTGCAGGGCTATGGCCCTGCCTTCGATATCAGCGTGGCGACCAACCGCATTCTCGGCATCCTGATCGGCAATGTGGTGGTGACCATTGTCTTCCTCTGGCTGTGGCCGGCCAGCGTCGGTGCCTTGACCGCGCAGCATCTCGCCAGCGCCGTGCGGGGGCTGGGCGGGGCCTTGCGGCAGGCGGGCAAAAGCCTGGCTGCCATCGCGCCGGACCTGCAGGCGGCGCGCCGCCTGTCGCGGCTTTCGGCCTTCGAAGTCGCGCGGCTGCGCGCCAGCGCGCCTCTGCTGCCCTATGCGGCGGCGATCATGACGGCGATGGAAGAGGCGACGGGCAAAGCCGGGCGTTTGCGGCGGCTGCGGGCGCAGCCGCGCTATATGTTCGGGGCGCCGCGGTGTGTGAAAGCGGCAACGCTTGCCCATGAAGCGTCGGCATCACGGTTTCTGGACGTCGCGGCCTCGTCTATCCTGCAGCCGGACCCCGAGGCCAGGACCATGCTTCAGCACGCGCTATCCCAATCCACCAGCACGCTCGCGCGGCTCGAGCACCAGCTCGCCCGGACCTCGGCGCGGGCAGCGTGGCGGCGCGATTTCGAACAGACGGTCGCGGCGCATCGCGATCTGACGCAGGGCTTTGCCCGCGCGCTGGCGGCGCTGTGA
- a CDS encoding GMC family oxidoreductase has product MTSGYDFVIVGGGSAGCVLANRLSAASANRVLLIEAGVDHKPGQEPDEIRDVYPYRAAFNPSYQWQDLKAHLLPVPHNNPDRPPLKAYGQPRLIGGGSSINGEIGNRGLPVDYDEWAELGAEGWDWQSVLPYFRKLETDMDYDGPLHGGDGPIAISRVPESQWPGFTRAAAAAFSAGGYRNIGDQNGVFEDGWFPLSLTTNRQQRISAAMGYLDAATRARPNLTIRTDSVVDELLMDGRRVIGVRVGTEHILARRVILSAGATRSPVFLLRAGIGPADELQAAGVQVLHDLQGVGRNLQEHPSIAMSSWIRRGSRMGAVPRRHVQSGLRFSSDLADCGPSDMFMVVVAKSAWHPVGLRIGSLFSWINKPYSQGFIRLDPANPNGQPDMRLEMLSDARDLARMKVAVRKMAAFYATEALEAAAAHPFAATHGAMAKLVGDVNLRNWAATMVPALLTDGPSKLRDTVIDRLFAAGDDLGLALRDDDAMTALVHKHTVVGWHPSCTCRMGRADDPAAVTDGRTGLVHGMENLHVIDASSMVRVPRANTNLPTIMLAEKLADGLLAMGRN; this is encoded by the coding sequence GTGACGTCAGGCTATGATTTCGTCATCGTGGGCGGCGGCTCCGCCGGCTGCGTGCTGGCCAATCGCCTCTCGGCCGCCAGCGCCAATCGCGTGCTGCTGATCGAGGCAGGCGTCGACCATAAGCCGGGGCAGGAGCCCGATGAAATCCGCGACGTCTATCCCTATCGGGCGGCGTTCAACCCGTCCTATCAGTGGCAGGACCTCAAGGCGCATCTGCTGCCCGTGCCGCATAATAACCCGGACCGGCCGCCCCTGAAGGCCTATGGCCAGCCGCGGCTGATCGGTGGCGGTTCGAGCATCAATGGCGAGATCGGCAATCGCGGCCTGCCGGTGGACTATGACGAATGGGCGGAACTGGGCGCCGAGGGGTGGGACTGGCAAAGCGTGCTGCCCTATTTCCGCAAGCTCGAAACCGACATGGATTATGACGGTCCCCTGCATGGGGGCGATGGCCCCATCGCCATCAGCCGGGTGCCCGAGAGCCAGTGGCCCGGCTTTACCCGGGCAGCGGCGGCGGCCTTTTCGGCGGGTGGCTACCGAAATATCGGCGACCAGAACGGCGTGTTCGAAGATGGCTGGTTCCCGCTTTCGCTGACCACAAATCGCCAGCAGCGGATTTCCGCAGCCATGGGCTATCTCGACGCGGCAACGCGCGCGCGGCCCAATCTCACCATCAGGACCGACAGCGTGGTGGATGAATTGCTGATGGATGGCCGCCGGGTCATCGGGGTCAGGGTGGGGACGGAGCATATCCTGGCGCGCCGGGTAATCCTGTCGGCCGGAGCGACGCGCTCGCCGGTATTTCTGCTGCGCGCCGGCATCGGTCCGGCCGATGAGCTCCAGGCGGCCGGGGTTCAAGTTCTCCATGACCTGCAGGGTGTTGGCAGGAACCTGCAGGAACATCCCTCCATCGCCATGTCGTCCTGGATTCGTCGGGGATCGCGCATGGGGGCGGTTCCCCGCCGCCATGTCCAGTCGGGCCTGCGCTTCTCGTCCGACCTGGCCGATTGCGGGCCAAGCGACATGTTCATGGTCGTCGTCGCCAAATCGGCCTGGCATCCGGTGGGCCTGCGCATCGGCTCGCTGTTCAGCTGGATCAACAAGCCCTATTCGCAGGGCTTCATCCGGCTCGATCCGGCCAATCCGAACGGCCAGCCGGACATGCGGCTCGAAATGCTGTCCGACGCGCGCGATCTCGCGCGGATGAAAGTCGCGGTGCGCAAGATGGCGGCGTTTTATGCCACAGAGGCGCTGGAGGCGGCGGCAGCGCATCCCTTCGCCGCCACGCATGGCGCCATGGCCAAGCTGGTGGGAGACGTCAATCTGCGCAACTGGGCCGCCACCATGGTGCCGGCTTTGCTCACCGATGGACCATCCAAGTTGCGGGACACGGTGATCGACCGCCTGTTTGCCGCCGGTGACGATCTGGGCCTGGCCCTGCGCGACGATGACGCCATGACCGCGCTGGTGCATAAGCACACGGTTGTGGGCTGGCACCCCTCCTGCACCTGCCGCATGGGCCGGGCCGACGACCCCGCCGCCGTTACGGATGGGCGAACGGGACTGGTGCATGGCATGGAGAACCTCCATGTCATCGACGCCTCGTCCATGGTGCGGGTGCCGCGCGCCAACACCAACCTCCCCACCATCATGCTGGCGGAGAAGCTGGCCGATGGTCTTCTGGCCATGGGCAGGAACTGA
- a CDS encoding efflux RND transporter permease subunit — protein MSIADKNERGGALASLFVRRPVMAVVINALIMVAGLAALLAIEVRELPSVERPVLSISTSFPGAAAETVDREITATVEGAVARMQGVAAISSSSSVGSSRVTLEFTESTNLDIATSDVRDALSRVTRGLPDGAEDPVIFKSDSDAQAVMQLAVTSDALSVAELSEVVENIIAERLGAIDGVAEVQVYGTRQSSFEIDVDPVKLASRGLTVADVRNAVATIAFDAPAGSINGPNQNISVRAISEVTSPADFERLPVGERTLLGDVATVVFDAAASTSSIRADGRPGIGLGIVRQAQSNTIAISEAVHDAVDTLNQTLPAGVNLKISSDDAIFIQGALHEVEIALIVALVAVIVIIYLFLLDWRAVIVPAVSMPIALLGAVAGMYAFGFSLNIITLLALVLATGLVVDDAIVVLENIVRRKHLGAGPRAAAVLGTQEVFFAVVATTLTLVAVFVPLSFLEGQTGQLFREFGFTLAIAVLLSSIVALSLGPMVASRFLRDDGSKGGHGGPIGAVGRAFGSLYRVTLRVALHNPVVVLLIAALFAGSAFFVFDNIRQEITPPEDRSTVSISVSAPNTVSLDFVRTRLGQVEAMLQPYLDSGEATSLFVLSGWGNGGFMTLTLAPWDERTRSQQDIATEVTNLMAQVPGVRAFVRQGNSLGIRGGGSGLQFAVAGSDYAVLAETAETIGDALEADGRFGRVSVNFDTTQPQLTLTVDRARADALGIDINGLATTMQAMIDGAEVGNIFINDTSYSVRMVSTAHPVNDPRDLETLFVRTGDGRYVPMSTIATIQESAVPPSLRREAQRRSVSVSASLENGLALGDAYVELLDIATPLLPEGTSILPLAEAKTLGDANNALLMTFGFALVIILLVLAAQFESFWSAIIVMTTVPFGIAAGLYAILVTGGSLNIFSQIGLVLVVGIMAKNGILIVEFANQLRDRGRSVREAIEEASNIRLRPVMMTMIATIVGGVPLVLASGAGAEARSALGWVMVGGLSFAAISTLYLTPVAYLLLARFSKPKAEEEVRLERELDDALGGRSPAE, from the coding sequence ATGTCCATTGCCGACAAGAATGAACGGGGTGGCGCACTGGCCAGCCTCTTCGTGCGGCGACCGGTCATGGCCGTGGTCATCAATGCGCTGATCATGGTGGCCGGGCTGGCGGCTTTGCTCGCCATCGAGGTCCGCGAATTGCCGAGCGTCGAGCGACCGGTCCTGTCGATCTCCACCAGCTTCCCCGGCGCCGCGGCCGAAACCGTGGATCGCGAAATCACCGCCACCGTGGAAGGCGCCGTCGCCCGCATGCAGGGCGTGGCGGCCATTTCATCGAGTTCCTCGGTCGGCAGCAGCCGCGTCACGCTGGAATTCACCGAAAGCACCAATCTCGATATCGCCACGTCCGACGTGCGCGACGCCCTGAGCCGGGTCACCCGCGGCCTGCCCGATGGAGCCGAGGACCCGGTGATCTTCAAGTCCGACAGCGACGCGCAGGCGGTGATGCAACTGGCCGTCACTTCCGATGCGCTCAGCGTGGCCGAGCTCAGCGAAGTGGTGGAAAACATCATTGCCGAACGGCTCGGCGCCATCGACGGGGTCGCGGAAGTCCAGGTCTATGGCACACGGCAGTCGAGCTTCGAGATCGATGTCGATCCGGTCAAGCTGGCCAGCCGTGGCCTTACGGTTGCCGATGTGCGCAACGCCGTTGCCACCATCGCCTTCGATGCCCCGGCCGGCTCGATCAACGGCCCCAACCAGAATATCTCCGTCCGCGCCATTTCCGAGGTGACCAGCCCCGCCGATTTCGAGCGCCTGCCGGTGGGCGAGCGGACCCTGCTGGGCGATGTCGCCACCGTGGTGTTCGACGCGGCCGCCAGCACCTCGTCCATCCGTGCCGATGGCAGACCGGGTATCGGGCTCGGCATTGTTCGCCAGGCGCAATCCAATACGATCGCCATTTCCGAGGCCGTTCACGATGCCGTCGACACGCTCAACCAGACGCTGCCGGCGGGGGTGAACCTCAAGATTTCCAGCGATGACGCCATCTTCATCCAGGGCGCGCTGCATGAAGTGGAAATCGCGCTGATCGTCGCCCTGGTGGCGGTCATCGTCATCATCTACCTGTTCCTGCTCGATTGGCGCGCCGTCATCGTGCCGGCCGTGTCCATGCCCATCGCCCTGCTCGGGGCCGTTGCAGGCATGTATGCCTTCGGCTTTTCGCTCAATATCATCACGCTGCTGGCGCTGGTGCTCGCCACGGGACTGGTGGTCGACGACGCCATCGTGGTTCTCGAAAACATCGTGCGACGCAAGCATCTGGGCGCCGGACCTCGCGCCGCCGCCGTGCTCGGCACGCAGGAAGTGTTCTTCGCCGTCGTCGCCACCACGCTGACCCTGGTCGCGGTCTTCGTGCCGCTGTCCTTCCTCGAAGGGCAGACCGGCCAGCTGTTCCGCGAATTCGGCTTTACCCTGGCCATCGCGGTGCTGCTGTCCTCCATCGTCGCCCTGTCGCTGGGGCCGATGGTCGCCTCGCGCTTCCTGCGGGATGATGGCAGCAAGGGCGGCCATGGCGGCCCGATCGGCGCCGTCGGCCGCGCCTTCGGCAGCCTCTATCGCGTCACCCTGCGCGTGGCTTTGCACAACCCCGTCGTCGTGCTGCTGATCGCAGCGCTCTTTGCCGGCTCGGCCTTTTTCGTCTTCGACAATATCCGCCAGGAAATCACGCCGCCCGAAGACCGTTCGACGGTCAGCATCAGCGTCTCGGCGCCCAATACGGTCAGCCTCGATTTCGTGCGCACAAGGCTCGGCCAGGTCGAAGCCATGCTGCAGCCCTATCTGGATAGTGGCGAGGCGACCTCGCTCTTCGTGCTGTCCGGCTGGGGCAATGGCGGCTTCATGACCCTGACGCTGGCCCCCTGGGACGAGCGGACCCGCAGCCAGCAGGACATTGCCACCGAAGTCACCAATCTCATGGCCCAGGTGCCGGGCGTGCGCGCCTTTGTGCGCCAGGGCAACAGCCTGGGCATTCGCGGCGGCGGCTCGGGCCTGCAATTCGCCGTGGCCGGCTCGGACTATGCCGTGCTGGCCGAAACCGCCGAAACCATCGGCGATGCGCTGGAAGCGGACGGCCGTTTCGGCCGCGTCAGCGTCAATTTCGACACGACCCAGCCGCAGCTGACCCTCACGGTCGACCGCGCCCGCGCCGATGCCCTGGGCATCGACATCAATGGCCTGGCGACCACGATGCAGGCGATGATCGACGGCGCCGAAGTCGGCAATATCTTCATCAACGACACGTCCTATTCGGTGCGCATGGTGTCGACCGCCCATCCGGTGAACGATCCGCGCGATCTCGAAACCCTGTTCGTGCGCACCGGCGACGGGCGCTATGTGCCCATGTCCACCATTGCCACGATCCAGGAATCGGCCGTGCCGCCATCGCTGCGGCGTGAAGCGCAGCGCCGCTCGGTCAGCGTCTCGGCCAGCCTCGAAAACGGCCTGGCGCTGGGCGACGCCTATGTCGAACTGCTCGATATCGCCACGCCGCTACTGCCCGAAGGCACCTCCATCCTGCCCCTGGCGGAAGCCAAGACGCTGGGCGATGCCAATAATGCCCTGCTGATGACCTTCGGCTTTGCCCTCGTCATCATCCTCCTGGTGCTGGCCGCGCAATTCGAAAGCTTCTGGAGCGCCATCATCGTCATGACCACGGTGCCCTTCGGCATCGCCGCGGGGCTCTACGCCATCCTGGTCACCGGCGGCAGCCTCAACATCTTCAGCCAGATCGGGCTGGTTCTCGTCGTCGGCATCATGGCCAAGAACGGCATTCTCATCGTCGAATTCGCCAACCAGTTGCGCGATCGCGGCCGCTCGGTGCGCGAAGCCATCGAGGAAGCCTCCAATATCCGCCTGCGGCCTGTCATGATGACCATGATCGCCACTATTGTCGGCGGCGTGCCGCTGGTGCTGGCCTCTGGCGCCGGGGCCGAAGCCCGCTCGGCTTTGGGCTGGGTCATGGTCGGGGGGCTGTCCTTTGCCGCCATTTCCACGCTCTACCTCACGCCCGTCGCCTATCTCCTACTCGCCCGCTTCTCCAAGCCCAAGGCCGAGGAAGAGGTCCGCCTGGAGCGCGAACTGGACGACGCCCTTGGCGGCCGGTCGCCGGCGGAATAA
- a CDS encoding efflux RND transporter periplasmic adaptor subunit, which translates to MIRQILASLAILALAGMAWLFLVPGAAETLAKVGIALPFGPPAQAEAARGPGGPGGPRFGGSDRATNVVTSAVVEATINDTLNAIGEGTPVRSVTVTAASAGTLADVLVRPGQIVQEGDVIARFDAAAEQIEYDRAMLAVDDVAATLQRTTGLANSNVVAGTALAAAELANANAQLALRNAELALERRTIASPIAGSVGLIQVTPGNYVGAQTAITTVDDTSAILIDFWVPERYAAQIRPGMAVTVSAVALPGRSFTGDISVIDNRIDPASRTLQVQAEIPNEDHALRAGMSFSVALAFPGENYPAVNPLAILWSAEGSYVWKYQDGAATRVMAEIIQRNSDGVLVRADLAPGDAVITEGILQLSEGTPVTVLEGPGAETSQTATGS; encoded by the coding sequence TTGATCCGGCAAATCCTGGCCTCGCTCGCCATCCTTGCCCTCGCTGGCATGGCTTGGCTTTTTCTCGTTCCCGGCGCCGCCGAAACCCTCGCGAAAGTGGGGATAGCGCTGCCTTTCGGCCCGCCTGCGCAGGCCGAAGCGGCGCGTGGGCCGGGCGGCCCCGGCGGCCCGCGCTTTGGCGGTTCGGACCGCGCCACCAATGTGGTGACCTCGGCCGTGGTGGAAGCCACGATCAACGATACGCTCAACGCCATCGGCGAAGGCACCCCGGTTCGATCAGTCACCGTTACGGCGGCCAGTGCCGGCACCCTGGCCGATGTGCTGGTGCGCCCCGGGCAGATCGTACAGGAAGGCGACGTCATTGCCCGCTTCGACGCGGCGGCCGAGCAGATCGAATATGACCGGGCCATGCTGGCCGTCGACGATGTCGCGGCCACCCTGCAGCGCACCACCGGCCTCGCCAATTCCAATGTCGTCGCAGGCACGGCCCTGGCCGCGGCCGAACTGGCCAATGCCAATGCCCAACTCGCCTTGCGCAATGCCGAACTGGCGCTGGAGCGCCGCACCATTGCCAGCCCCATTGCCGGCTCGGTCGGGCTGATCCAGGTCACGCCGGGCAATTATGTCGGCGCCCAGACCGCCATCACCACGGTGGACGACACATCCGCCATCCTGATCGATTTCTGGGTGCCCGAGCGCTATGCGGCCCAGATCCGGCCCGGCATGGCGGTGACGGTCAGTGCCGTGGCCCTGCCCGGCCGCAGCTTTACCGGCGATATCTCGGTCATCGACAATCGTATCGATCCGGCCAGCCGCACCCTGCAGGTGCAGGCCGAAATCCCCAATGAGGACCATGCGCTGCGGGCCGGCATGAGCTTTTCGGTGGCGCTGGCCTTTCCGGGCGAGAACTATCCGGCGGTCAATCCGCTGGCCATCCTGTGGTCGGCGGAAGGCTCCTATGTCTGGAAATACCAGGACGGCGCCGCCACCCGCGTCATGGCCGAAATCATCCAGCGCAACAGCGATGGCGTGCTGGTCCGCGCCGATCTGGCACCGGGCGATGCCGTCATCACCGAGGGCATATTGCAGCTGAGCGAGGGCACGCCGGTCACCGTGCTCGAAGGCCCGGGCGCCGAAACCAGCCAGACCGCAACCGGAAGCTGA
- the mdtN gene encoding multidrug transporter subunit MdtN gives MRAVLGKIIGYGVFAVTAVLIYLAWSSGAANPRSDVAEIEAPVVQISPTVPGRVISIAVTNNQAVKQGDVLFQIDPEPYQLRLEQAQAEQRAAESELAQGSRNIATAQSNADVAQKQIERAQFNADLARQTLERLEPLLDRGFVTAQQVDQARTAYNDALVSLDQALQQSEGATQVIGTLDTRQAQVDTATATVALMQRDLDNTTVRAPFDGLVTGLTMPPGEYVVTGQTVFSMIDTSGWEVVAFFRETELPDIAIGDAAEVFVMADTRQPVQGTVSAIGWGVRSADSATILGLPIVSNSLNWVKVAKRFPVYVHLHESPSGLMRVGASAVVVLKGAAEADDGSDAQ, from the coding sequence ATGCGGGCGGTCCTGGGCAAAATCATCGGCTATGGCGTCTTTGCCGTGACGGCCGTGCTGATCTATCTGGCCTGGAGTTCGGGCGCCGCCAATCCGCGCTCCGATGTCGCCGAGATCGAGGCGCCGGTGGTGCAGATTTCGCCGACCGTGCCGGGCCGGGTGATCTCCATTGCGGTCACGAATAACCAGGCCGTCAAGCAGGGCGACGTGCTGTTCCAGATCGACCCGGAACCCTACCAGTTGCGGCTCGAACAGGCGCAGGCCGAACAACGCGCCGCCGAATCCGAACTGGCGCAGGGCAGCCGCAACATCGCCACGGCCCAGTCCAATGCCGATGTCGCCCAGAAGCAGATCGAACGGGCTCAGTTCAACGCCGATCTGGCGCGGCAGACCCTGGAACGGCTGGAGCCGCTGCTGGACCGGGGGTTCGTCACGGCACAGCAGGTCGACCAGGCGCGCACGGCCTATAATGACGCGCTGGTCAGCCTCGACCAGGCCCTGCAGCAATCCGAAGGCGCCACGCAGGTGATCGGTACGCTCGACACGCGCCAGGCGCAGGTGGATACGGCCACCGCCACGGTGGCGCTGATGCAGCGCGACCTCGACAATACCACGGTGCGGGCGCCCTTTGATGGCCTCGTCACCGGGCTCACCATGCCGCCGGGCGAATATGTCGTTACCGGGCAGACTGTGTTCTCGATGATCGACACATCCGGCTGGGAAGTGGTGGCCTTCTTCCGCGAAACCGAACTGCCCGATATCGCCATTGGCGACGCGGCGGAGGTGTTCGTCATGGCCGATACGCGCCAGCCCGTGCAGGGCACGGTCTCGGCCATTGGCTGGGGCGTGCGATCGGCGGATTCGGCCACCATTCTCGGCCTGCCCATCGTCTCCAATTCGCTCAACTGGGTGAAAGTGGCCAAGCGCTTCCCGGTCTATGTGCATCTGCATGAGTCGCCCTCCGGTCTCATGCGCGTCGGCGCCTCGGCCGTGGTGGTGCTGAAGGGCGCGGCGGAAGCGGACGATGGCAGCGACGCGCAATAA
- a CDS encoding MFS transporter: protein MSSDATVRRNIFVLALAQTLGGSNGPIVISLGGLVGQELTTDAALVTLPVSLYNLGLALGTLPAAFIMRRFGRRSGYLLGACCGTAAGLIAFLGIYWASFWIFSLGTFVAGFYASYVQSYRFAAADGVTGPLKGIAISSVMIGGLAAAILGPQLVIWTRESIPMLPFAGAFIGQAALALMAIPVLLLLRAPDRAEARQGQLSGGRPMGEILRTPRYMLAVAAGVVSYGLMTFVMTAAPIAMVHTGHSVDHAALGIQWHVLAMFAPSFVTGRLMARYGKEKITAIGLAIIGVSAMVALSGLDIGHFWVSLTLLGIGWNFGFLGATAMVTDCHTPEERSKVQGTNDFIVFGIVAIASFTSGALLNSSGWTMLNWLVLPAVALILVPLIWRIRQAPAATAA, encoded by the coding sequence ATGAGCAGCGACGCCACCGTGAGACGGAATATCTTCGTTCTCGCCCTTGCCCAGACACTGGGCGGATCGAACGGCCCGATCGTCATCTCGCTCGGGGGCCTGGTGGGGCAGGAACTCACCACCGATGCCGCGCTCGTCACCCTGCCGGTGAGCCTCTACAATCTGGGCCTGGCGCTGGGCACGCTGCCGGCTGCCTTCATCATGCGGCGGTTCGGGCGGCGCAGCGGCTATCTGCTAGGCGCATGTTGCGGCACAGCGGCGGGCCTCATCGCCTTTCTCGGCATCTACTGGGCCTCGTTCTGGATTTTCAGCCTCGGCACCTTCGTCGCCGGCTTCTACGCGTCCTATGTGCAGAGCTATCGCTTTGCCGCCGCTGACGGCGTTACCGGCCCGCTGAAAGGCATCGCCATTTCCTCGGTGATGATCGGCGGCCTCGCCGCGGCCATCCTGGGGCCGCAGCTGGTGATCTGGACGCGCGAAAGCATCCCCATGCTGCCCTTTGCCGGCGCCTTTATCGGCCAGGCTGCCTTGGCCCTCATGGCCATTCCCGTCCTGCTGCTCTTGCGCGCGCCCGATCGTGCCGAAGCCCGGCAGGGACAGCTGTCCGGTGGGCGGCCGATGGGCGAAATCCTGCGGACGCCCCGCTATATGCTGGCCGTTGCGGCCGGCGTCGTCTCCTACGGCCTGATGACCTTCGTCATGACCGCGGCGCCGATCGCCATGGTGCATACGGGCCATTCCGTCGATCACGCGGCCCTGGGCATCCAGTGGCATGTGCTGGCCATGTTCGCCCCCAGCTTCGTCACCGGGCGGCTGATGGCCCGATACGGCAAGGAAAAGATCACCGCGATCGGGCTGGCGATCATCGGCGTTTCGGCCATGGTCGCGCTGTCGGGCCTCGATATCGGCCATTTCTGGGTTTCACTGACCCTGCTGGGCATCGGCTGGAATTTCGGCTTCCTCGGCGCCACCGCCATGGTCACCGACTGCCACACGCCCGAAGAGCGCAGCAAGGTCCAGGGCACCAATGACTTCATCGTCTTCGGCATCGTGGCCATTGCCTCATTCACCTCAGGGGCGCTGCTCAACAGTTCGGGCTGGACCATGCTGAACTGGCTGGTCCTGCCCGCCGTCGCCCTGATCCTGGTCCCGCTGATCTGGCGCATCCGCCAGGCGCCGGCCGCCACGGCGGCGTAA
- a CDS encoding YtcA family lipoprotein, translating to MTSRISLPAMALFSLVLAGCSATGGTPAVPIFGSFFPAWIICAVGGIILAVILRAVLIALRIDEHLPAPPLVYLCLAVSGGIGLWMIWSGVA from the coding sequence ATGACGTCACGTATTTCCCTGCCAGCAATGGCGCTGTTTTCCCTGGTCCTGGCGGGTTGCTCCGCCACCGGCGGGACACCGGCTGTTCCCATATTCGGATCGTTCTTTCCCGCCTGGATCATCTGCGCCGTGGGCGGGATCATCCTCGCCGTCATCCTGCGCGCAGTCTTGATCGCGCTGCGCATCGACGAGCATCTGCCGGCCCCGCCGCTGGTCTATCTCTGCCTGGCGGTCAGCGGGGGGATCGGGCTGTGGATGATCTGGTCGGGAGTGGCGTGA